A single region of the Pseudomonas sp. B21-023 genome encodes:
- a CDS encoding magnesium and cobalt transport protein CorA, whose product MGRVVAAAVYSAGRKVTNISLDEGADWARKPGHFVWIGLEEPNAEELANLQRQFGLHELAIEDALEKHSRPKLETFGDALFIVTYSPVRHEGRLEFIETHIFAGNGYIITCRNGHSKSYALVRQRCEARPLLLEHGEDFVLYALLDFVTENYQPVSEAIHGEIEELEQSVLSNSLKEEDIQRLHSLRRDILRLRRYVAPMVEVSEELQRLSFPFIDKNMRPYFRDVQIHVTRQMEDLAGIRDIASQTIEIGMLLESSRQSITQRKFAAWAAILAFPTAIAGIYGMNFQNMPELGWHYGYFAVLGVIGLGCSGLYFSFKRSGWL is encoded by the coding sequence ATGGGTCGAGTCGTCGCGGCGGCGGTCTACAGCGCCGGCAGGAAGGTCACCAACATCAGCCTCGACGAAGGCGCCGACTGGGCGCGCAAGCCCGGGCACTTCGTATGGATCGGCCTGGAAGAGCCCAACGCAGAGGAACTGGCCAACCTGCAGCGCCAGTTCGGCCTGCACGAGCTGGCCATCGAGGACGCCCTGGAGAAACACAGCCGGCCAAAGCTGGAAACCTTCGGCGATGCGCTGTTCATCGTCACCTATTCGCCGGTGCGGCACGAAGGCCGGCTGGAATTCATCGAAACCCACATCTTCGCCGGCAACGGCTACATCATCACCTGCCGCAACGGCCACTCAAAGTCCTACGCCCTGGTGCGCCAGCGCTGCGAGGCGCGCCCCTTGCTGCTTGAGCACGGCGAGGACTTCGTGCTCTACGCCCTGCTGGATTTCGTCACCGAAAACTACCAGCCGGTCAGTGAGGCCATCCACGGCGAGATCGAGGAGCTGGAGCAGAGCGTGCTCAGCAACTCGCTCAAGGAAGAAGACATCCAGCGCCTGCACAGCCTGCGCCGGGACATCCTGCGCCTGCGCCGCTACGTGGCGCCGATGGTGGAGGTCAGCGAAGAGCTGCAGCGCCTGAGCTTCCCGTTCATCGACAAGAACATGCGCCCGTACTTTCGCGACGTGCAGATCCACGTGACCCGGCAGATGGAAGATTTGGCCGGCATCCGCGACATCGCCAGCCAGACCATCGAGATCGGCATGCTGCTGGAGTCGTCACGGCAAAGCATCACCCAGCGCAAGTTCGCCGCCTGGGCGGCGATCCTGGCGTTTCCCACGGCGATTGCCGGGATCTACGGGATGAATTTCCAGAACATGCCAGAGCTGGGCTGGCACTACGGCTACTTTGCCGTGCTGGGGGTGATCGGCCTTGGGTGTTCGGGGCTGTATTTCAGTTTCAAGCGCTCGGGGTGGCTTTAG
- a CDS encoding crotonase/enoyl-CoA hydratase family protein, whose product MSELITYHAEDGIATLTLNNGKVNAISPDVIKAFNAALDRAVEERAVVIITGQPGILSGGYDLKVMTAGPKEAVGLVTAGSTLARRLLSHPFPVIVACPGNAVAKGAFLLLSGDYRIGVEGPYKICLNEVQIGMTMHHAGIELARDRLGRAAFQRSVNNAEVFDPQGAREAGFLDKVVPAEKLHETALAAAREMKKLNMLAHKNTKLKVRKGLLEALDEAILADQNHLG is encoded by the coding sequence ATGAGCGAGCTGATTACCTACCACGCCGAAGACGGCATCGCCACCCTGACCCTGAACAACGGCAAGGTCAATGCCATCTCCCCGGATGTGATCAAAGCCTTCAATGCCGCGCTCGATCGCGCCGTCGAGGAACGCGCGGTGGTGATCATCACCGGCCAGCCGGGCATCCTCTCCGGCGGCTACGACCTCAAGGTGATGACCGCCGGCCCCAAGGAGGCCGTGGGCCTGGTCACCGCCGGCTCCACCCTGGCCCGGCGCCTGCTGTCGCACCCCTTCCCGGTGATCGTCGCCTGCCCCGGCAATGCCGTGGCCAAGGGCGCCTTCCTGCTGCTGTCGGGCGACTACCGCATCGGTGTTGAAGGCCCCTACAAGATCTGCCTGAACGAAGTGCAGATCGGCATGACCATGCACCACGCCGGTATCGAGCTGGCCCGTGACCGCCTCGGCCGTGCGGCATTCCAGCGCTCGGTGAACAATGCCGAAGTGTTCGACCCGCAGGGTGCCCGGGAAGCCGGCTTCCTCGACAAGGTGGTGCCAGCTGAAAAGCTGCACGAAACCGCCCTGGCCGCCGCCCGCGAAATGAAGAAGCTGAACATGCTGGCGCACAAGAACACCAAGCTGAAGGTGCGCAAGGGCCTGCTGGAGGCGCTGGACGAGGCGATTCTCGCGGACCAGAACCACCTGGGCTGA
- a CDS encoding 1-acyl-sn-glycerol-3-phosphate acyltransferase, translating to MLYMLRMLLLALHFLLVGVVGLVIGLLRPFNPDNSRLFARLYSVPAAWLLRIKVKAEVGPLWDQPPGCVIIANHQSNYDLFILGQVVPRRTVAIGKKSLGWIPLFGQLFWLGGNVLIDRKNAYQARKAMQTTTRTLRDDTSIWIFPEGTRNPGEQLLAFKKGAFHMAIEAGVPIVPVCVSRYTRRLSLNSWRQRTVVIRSLAPIATAGLTQQDLPALIEQCRSQMQHCIDHMESELTAPCPSVP from the coding sequence ATGCTTTATATGCTTCGCATGCTCCTGTTGGCGCTGCACTTCCTGCTCGTGGGTGTCGTCGGCCTGGTGATCGGCCTGCTGCGCCCGTTCAATCCCGACAACAGCCGCCTGTTCGCCCGCCTGTACAGCGTACCGGCCGCCTGGTTGCTGCGCATCAAGGTCAAGGCCGAGGTCGGCCCGCTGTGGGACCAGCCCCCCGGCTGCGTGATCATCGCCAACCACCAGTCCAACTATGACCTGTTCATCCTCGGCCAGGTGGTGCCCCGGCGTACCGTGGCCATCGGCAAGAAGAGCCTGGGCTGGATCCCGCTGTTCGGCCAGTTGTTCTGGCTGGGCGGCAATGTGCTGATCGACCGCAAGAACGCCTATCAGGCACGCAAGGCCATGCAGACCACCACCCGGACCCTGCGCGACGATACTTCGATCTGGATCTTCCCCGAGGGCACGCGCAACCCCGGCGAACAGTTGCTGGCGTTCAAGAAAGGCGCTTTCCACATGGCGATCGAGGCCGGCGTGCCGATCGTACCGGTATGCGTCAGCCGCTACACCAGGCGCCTGAGCCTGAACAGCTGGCGCCAGCGCACAGTGGTCATCCGCTCGCTGGCCCCCATCGCCACTGCGGGCCTGACCCAACAGGACCTGCCCGCGCTGATCGAACAGTGCCGCAGCCAGATGCAGCATTGCATCGACCATATGGAAAGCGAGCTCACCGCGCCCTGCCCCTCTGTCCCATAG
- a CDS encoding acyltransferase family protein produces MQTTVPVIRNDIQGLRALAVLAVILFHMNSSWLPGGFLGVDIFFVISGFIITRLLRDQHASGRFSYRQFYLSRARRIIPAYLALIVISSLGFAVLLTKGDFRAFFDSAKAALIFNSNHYFASYYDYFGPKAFELPLLHTWSLAIEMQYYLLMPVLFLLLPDKWRRPVLVALFVLLTAYATFRGRQQDSTGLYYSLLARVPEFLIGSVTALIRPPTQAMWQRLACAAGAVLMLASLVLIQEDTFKPGLPMLPACFGAALVIWGAINQRGNPLCHPLAVVVGNLSYSLYLWHWPILAALRYIYGSYELPPAALASAAVLTLAISWLSYRFIENTIRFKRNLSPSLGLTALIMIVALGTIWSARKVNKVVYPRPPIEFTRYADPALICHGQITGDCIRGARDGSQEILVLGDSHAAQLNLFSDVVGRHINARLKVISASSCLPIHGFNLQSVPENARAACVAQTQQVEKALATTSTVMLAGRWDLHANDPVSIDAIDKLFSDAAGRHQAVYVLMQIPNLTADLQRAMRLKALGLTPAVEVDDKWRLANIRIGEMARQHPNVRVLDFTDLDLWRDAPFHGVTPLYSDSDHLNEVGSRLYGEAAKERIREALKLPALPQPSTAAASSAHTLR; encoded by the coding sequence ATGCAGACGACCGTCCCCGTAATAAGAAACGACATCCAAGGCTTGCGTGCGCTCGCAGTGCTCGCCGTCATCCTGTTCCACATGAACAGCAGTTGGCTGCCAGGGGGCTTCCTCGGCGTCGACATCTTCTTCGTCATTTCCGGCTTCATCATTACTCGGCTGCTGCGCGATCAGCATGCCTCCGGCCGCTTCAGTTACCGGCAGTTCTACCTGTCCCGTGCCCGGAGAATAATACCGGCCTACCTGGCCCTGATCGTCATCAGCTCATTGGGCTTCGCCGTACTGCTGACCAAGGGCGACTTCCGTGCCTTCTTCGACAGCGCCAAAGCGGCACTGATCTTCAACAGCAACCACTATTTCGCTAGCTACTACGACTACTTCGGCCCCAAGGCCTTCGAACTGCCGCTGCTGCACACTTGGTCGCTGGCGATCGAGATGCAGTACTACCTGCTGATGCCGGTTCTGTTCCTGCTGCTGCCCGACAAATGGCGGCGACCGGTCCTGGTCGCACTGTTCGTCCTGCTCACTGCCTATGCGACGTTTCGGGGCAGACAGCAGGATTCCACCGGGCTCTATTACTCGCTGCTCGCCCGAGTACCGGAATTTCTGATCGGCAGCGTGACCGCCCTGATCCGCCCTCCAACCCAGGCGATGTGGCAGCGCCTGGCCTGTGCAGCGGGGGCTGTCCTGATGCTGGCCAGCCTTGTCCTGATACAGGAGGACACCTTCAAACCTGGGCTGCCGATGCTGCCAGCGTGCTTCGGCGCAGCCCTGGTGATCTGGGGCGCCATCAACCAGCGCGGCAACCCGTTGTGCCATCCGCTGGCCGTTGTCGTCGGCAACCTGTCCTATTCGCTGTATCTCTGGCACTGGCCAATCCTGGCGGCGCTGCGCTACATCTATGGCAGCTACGAGCTTCCCCCAGCCGCCCTGGCAAGCGCGGCCGTACTGACCCTGGCGATCAGCTGGCTCTCCTACCGCTTCATCGAAAACACCATCCGCTTCAAACGCAACCTGTCGCCATCGCTTGGCCTGACAGCCTTGATCATGATCGTTGCACTGGGGACGATCTGGTCGGCGCGCAAAGTCAACAAGGTCGTGTACCCACGCCCACCCATCGAGTTCACCCGCTACGCCGACCCGGCGCTCATTTGTCATGGCCAGATAACAGGCGACTGCATACGGGGCGCCCGGGATGGCAGCCAGGAGATCCTGGTGCTCGGTGACAGTCATGCCGCGCAGCTCAATCTGTTTTCCGATGTGGTAGGGCGCCATATCAACGCACGCCTGAAAGTCATCAGCGCCAGCAGTTGCCTGCCGATCCACGGCTTCAACCTTCAGTCTGTTCCGGAAAACGCACGCGCCGCGTGCGTAGCACAGACACAGCAGGTGGAAAAGGCGCTGGCCACGACCAGCACGGTGATGCTTGCCGGCCGCTGGGATTTGCACGCCAACGATCCGGTGTCCATCGATGCGATCGACAAGCTGTTCAGCGATGCCGCTGGTCGGCATCAGGCCGTGTATGTGCTCATGCAGATTCCCAACCTCACGGCCGACCTGCAGCGCGCTATGCGACTCAAGGCGCTCGGCCTCACCCCCGCCGTGGAGGTTGATGATAAGTGGCGACTGGCAAATATCAGGATCGGCGAAATGGCCAGGCAACATCCGAACGTCAGGGTCCTGGACTTCACTGATCTGGACCTCTGGCGCGACGCGCCCTTCCACGGGGTAACGCCGCTGTACTCGGACAGCGACCATCTGAACGAGGTCGGCTCAAGACTCTATGGCGAGGCCGCCAAGGAAAGGATACGTGAAGCACTGAAGCTGCCAGCATTGCCACAGCCCTCCACGGCGGCAGCTTCCTCCGCCCATACGCTGCGGTAG
- a CDS encoding cytochrome c → MRLCLTLLCLLIPLPAAAAQLTLELGNGSRHWQSEQLLNHPQARDVTIEQDVAYKRTMHYRAVPLAALLEGVKPTAHLQAVALDGFAAEMPAGPLLQPGPAQAWLAIEDNAQPWPPLGQGKPGAGPFYLVWTQPEAGGIRPEQWPFQIARIRSLAPVEARFPALLPAPALPDADPVRQGFALFQQNCLACHRLNGAGDAHLGPDLNLPHNPTEYFQPAFLRQYIRDPQSLRHWPQAKMPGFSTQVLSDQELDALLAYLKHMAGRKQR, encoded by the coding sequence ATGCGCCTGTGCCTTACCCTGCTCTGCTTGCTGATTCCCCTGCCAGCAGCGGCCGCGCAACTGACCCTCGAACTGGGTAACGGCAGCCGGCACTGGCAGAGCGAGCAACTGCTCAACCATCCCCAAGCGCGGGACGTCACTATTGAACAGGACGTTGCCTACAAGCGCACCATGCATTACCGCGCCGTACCGCTGGCGGCGTTGCTCGAGGGCGTGAAACCGACCGCCCACCTGCAGGCGGTGGCCCTCGACGGTTTCGCAGCAGAAATGCCTGCCGGCCCGCTGTTGCAGCCAGGCCCGGCACAAGCCTGGCTGGCCATCGAGGACAACGCCCAGCCTTGGCCGCCACTCGGCCAAGGCAAGCCGGGAGCCGGGCCGTTCTATCTGGTGTGGACCCAACCCGAGGCGGGCGGCATCCGCCCAGAGCAATGGCCGTTCCAGATCGCCAGGATTCGCAGCCTGGCACCGGTCGAGGCGCGCTTCCCCGCCCTGTTGCCCGCCCCAGCGCTGCCCGATGCGGATCCGGTGCGCCAGGGTTTTGCCCTGTTCCAGCAGAATTGCCTGGCCTGCCACCGCCTCAATGGCGCTGGCGATGCGCACCTGGGCCCGGACCTGAACCTGCCGCACAACCCCACCGAATACTTTCAGCCGGCATTCCTGCGCCAATACATTCGCGATCCGCAGAGCCTGCGGCACTGGCCGCAGGCCAAGATGCCCGGGTTCTCCACCCAGGTGCTGAGCGATCAGGAACTCGATGCATTGCTGGCATACCTGAAACATATG
- a CDS encoding amidotransferase: MSLRICILETDVLRPELIAQYQGYGRMFEQLFSRQPIAAEFDVYNVMNGDYPPAERTFDAYLVTGSKADSFGDDPWIQTLKAYLLKLYERGEKLLGVCFGHQLLALTLGGKAERADKGWGVGIHRYSLAAHAPWMDPQVSELTLLISHQDQVTELPEGATVIASSDFCPNAAYHIRDQVLCFQGHPEFVHDYSRALLDARQASLGDEVYAKAVASLATEHQGDLVGEWMLRFVQQSVKAGDSIA; the protein is encoded by the coding sequence ATGTCGTTACGCATCTGCATCCTTGAAACCGATGTCCTGCGGCCGGAGTTGATCGCGCAGTACCAGGGCTACGGAAGGATGTTCGAGCAGCTGTTTTCACGCCAGCCGATCGCCGCCGAGTTTGATGTGTACAACGTGATGAACGGCGACTATCCGCCGGCTGAGCGGACTTTCGATGCCTACCTGGTGACCGGCAGCAAGGCCGACTCGTTCGGCGATGATCCGTGGATCCAGACGCTCAAGGCCTACCTGCTCAAGCTGTATGAGCGGGGCGAGAAGTTGCTGGGGGTGTGTTTCGGTCACCAATTGTTGGCGTTGACCCTCGGCGGCAAGGCCGAGCGCGCCGACAAGGGCTGGGGCGTGGGCATCCACCGCTACAGCCTGGCGGCCCATGCGCCGTGGATGGACCCGCAGGTGTCCGAGCTGACCCTGCTGATCAGCCACCAGGACCAGGTCACCGAGCTGCCCGAAGGGGCCACGGTGATCGCCTCAAGCGATTTCTGCCCCAACGCCGCCTACCATATCCGTGACCAGGTGCTGTGCTTCCAGGGGCACCCGGAGTTCGTCCACGACTATTCCCGGGCGCTGCTCGACGCGCGCCAGGCCTCGTTGGGCGACGAGGTCTATGCCAAGGCGGTGGCCAGCCTTGCCACCGAGCACCAGGGGGATCTGGTGGGCGAGTGGATGCTGCGCTTCGTCCAGCAGTCGGTGAAGGCCGGGGATAGCATTGCCTGA